GAAGATGGTACAGAAAAGAGTACGAAAGCATTTCAAACGAAGCCGAAACTCCAAGCTATTTCAAGCATAAAATCATTTCCAATTACATATACAAAGGTTCATATCTTGATTACAAAACCAAGCGTACGCTGAATAAATACAGTTGTTTTACCGATATTATTAATCTTATTCCCAACGAAGGTAAAGTTTTGGAACTTAACTGCGGTTACGGCACGTTTAGCTTACTCAACAGCTTGGTAAAAAAGCAAATAACTCACGTTGGCGTGGATAATGATGTGAACAAAATTAATTTGGCTAAAAACTGCATTTCAGTACCCGAGAATTTGGAATACCAATGTAAAAATTACGATGAAATTAATTTTTCCGATTACGACTTTGTTGTCAGCATCAATCCTGATACAGAGTTGGCAGAATATATAATCGAAAATTGCGATATTCCTTTTGTTATTCAAACCGACTATGGAACGGATATTCAAGCCAATAACAAAGACATCTGGCAAATGACAGTCGATGATAAAATAACTTTTACAACCAATATTAAATCGGAAGAATGGCAATGAAAAAACACGATGTAATAATTATTGGGAGTGGCTTGGGCGGACTTATGTGTGCTTTTTTGTTGAGCAAATTCGGCTACAATGTTTTGGTTTTGGAAAAAAACAATCAAATCGGCGGTTGCTTGCAAACATTCAAACGCAAGGGTATTACTTTCGACACAGGAATGCACTACATAGGAAGTCTGAAAGAAGGACAAATTATGAATACATTTTTCAAGTACTTCAATCTGACCGACAATGTTAAGTTACAAGAGCTTAATCCATCGGCTTACGATACAATTAGCATCAACGGCACAGACTTCGATTTTCCTGTAGGTTACGATAATTTGAAAGAAAATTTGCTAAACTCTTTCGGTTCCGAAAAAAAAGCCATCGACACATACATAAAGGATATAAAGCAAATTGCAAATTCTTCGCCTTTTGTAAACCTGAAAAAGCTCGATGGATACGAGTTTACCAACAATCCTTACAACAACATCAGCGTTTCTGAATATATCAGCAAAATAACTTCAAACCCCAATTTGCAAAATGTTTTGGCAGGCAATCTGTTTTTGTACGGCGGAGAAAAAAATATTACACCATTGTATATTCACGCTCAAATCAGAAATTTTTACACGCAAGGAGCGTACAGAATTGTTGGCGGAAGTGACAGCATTGCCAAAAGTTTAGAATCGTCAATTTTGAAAAATGGCGGTAAAATTCTTGCCAATTGCGAAGTTACGGAAATTAAATGCGATAGCTCCAAAGCCGAATACGTTGTTACAAAAGGCAACGAAAAATTCTACGCCGATCATTTTATATCTGATATTCATCCTCAAACTTTGTTAAAACTAATTGATACTCCATTGCTACGCAAAGCGTACAGAAACAGAATTAACAAAATAAACAACACGGTTTCTAATTTTGGCATATACATTAAGTTTAAAGACGATGCCAAACTTGCGTACAAAAACACGAACTTGTACAGATTTGCATGCGACAGCGTTTGGGACTATATTCCTGATGATAATTTCACCACACCAAAAAGCTATCTGCTTATGCATCAAGCTGAAAGCATAAATCAAAAATATGCCAAAAGTGCGGTAATCCTAACTCCTATGAAATTTGAATCGGTGGAAAAATGGGAAAACTCATTTACAGGAAAAAGAGATAAATCTTACTACGATTTTAAACAAGAATGCGCCGAAAAAGTTTTTTCTCTCGTCAGTCAATTTGACAACGAAATTATAAACGCAATAGACTACTACGAAACCTCATCGCCGCTTACATACCGCGATTATACTTATACCGCAATGGGTTCAACTTACGGAATTATGCACAACGCCGACAACATAGCCGAAAGCTATATTCCACACAAAACAAAAATACCCAATCTGCTACTTACCGGACAAAACATCAATACTCACGGTATGTTGGGCGTTACCATAGGTTCAATCATAACATGTAGTTCGCTTATAGACTACAACACGCTAATAAAAGACATTACAAATTCTACAAATCATACAAATGAAATTTAAACTCATATACCCTAAGTGGAAAAAACTAACGGGGCAAACTACTTTCAATCTGCCGCCTCACGGTCCTGTAGTTATGGCAGCATCGCTCCCCGACTATGTTTCGGTATCATTTACCGACGAAAATATTGAAGAAATCGACTTTGACGAAGAATGCGATTTTGTCGGCATCTCGATGATGCTTAGCACACAAGCTAACAGGGGCTGGCAAATAGCAAAGGAATTTAGAGCAAGAGGAAAAAAAGTGATTTTCGGAGGAATTGCAACAATGCTTCATGCCGAAGAAACAATGCAGTACGCCGATTCGGTTTTCCTTGGCGAAAGCGAAACTCGCATGGAAGAAGTTTTTAACGATTTCAGAAACAACAAGCTCAAAAAACTGTACAATTATATCAATCAGTTTCCTCCTATAGAATGTGTGGGACCTGCCCGCAGAGACTTGCTTAAAAAGGAATATTACAATCATAAAGGCGTGCAAATGGTCGATTTGTTCCACGCCTCCAGAGGTTGCCGATTTAATTGCTATCCCTGCGCTGTCGGCTACTTAGGCGGAAGACAATTTAGAGCCAGACCAATAGATAAAGCTATTGAAGAATTGGAAACTATTGAAAACAATCGCTTGTTCATAGTCGATAACTCGCTTGCTCAAAATACCGAGTGGGAAAAAGAGCTATTCAGAAATATGATACCGCTCAAAAAGAAATGGATTAGCCACACCATAGAAGACAAGCCAGAAGTGTTAGACCTTGCAGCACAAGCCGGTGCTTGGTACGTGTATCAGGCTGTATTCGACACATCCGATTATATAAAAGAGCGTATCAAACGCTACCACGACTACGGAATAGGCGTCGAAGGCACTATCTTGCTCGGGCTAGACAACCAAACCGAAGATGATATAAAACGTTTAATCGACTTCTTACTTGAAATAGACTTGGATTTAGCCGAATTTACAGTTCTATCGCCATTCCCACACACCAAAGCATACAACGACCTTAAGAGAGAAAATCGCATCTTCGACACCAATTGGGATAATTACAATGCCGAAAAGGTGGTTTATTATCCTAAGCACATGTCGCCCGAAAGACTCAGCGAGCTGTATCATTACGCTTGGGAAAGATTTTATGAAGATGAAAGCCAGGAACAAAAAATGTTTAAACTGTTTACCAAAGTAATGATGAGAGAAATGGAAGACGGCACTTACAAGCCCAGAAATAGGAAACTAGTCAACAAAAGTTTTGGTAAAAAAGTAAAACGCAACATAAATTAAAAAAATGAAAGTATCGCATCAATATATAGACGAAATTTTTGAATTTGAAGGTCAATGGGGAATACCTTCTCGTTGCGGAATTACTATTACCGAAAAAGACGACAAGTACTACGTTGTAGTTACCGAGTTGTACGACGAGAACAAAGGCACTCCTATAGCGAATGTCAGTGCTTCGTTGGCTCAACAAATCTGCAACAAATACGAAATACCTTTGGAAAATCTTGTTTATTTTGAAAGGAATCCCGAGACCAATTCAAAATTGTCGTTTTACGGAGAAGAAGTCTTTAAAGTAGATTTTGATATCTTTGAAAATAAACTTGCAAATCCTAGGTATTCAAAAATTGATCCCGAAGAACTAAATAAAATTATTGATTAGTGGTTGGTGGTTAGTGGTTGGTGATGAGTGATGAGTGATGAGTGATGAGTGATGAGTGATGAGTGATGGGTGATGGGTGGCTGGTGGCTGGTGATTGGTGGTGAGTGATGAGTGATGAGTGGTAGAAAGTCCAAAGTTATGAGTCAAGAGTTGTTCCCAAATTTTCGGGACAAAACTCGAAACTCAGAACTCAGAACTCAGAACTCGAAACTAACCCGTACCACGCACCACGCACCACGCAACCCGCAACCCGCACCACGCAACCCGAAACCCGCACCCTTTATCGAACATTAATAATTATCTATTTCAAATCTTATATTATCTTTATCCTTTTATAACTTTTGAATATGAATCTGTCAATTATATTAATAAGCATTTTATCGTTAGTTTTAAACGTTAAGCCTCCAGGTGAAACTGTAAAGTTGTGGAACGACAACGACGACATAAAAGGAAAAACAAAGCTTTATGTTAGTTATCCTACAGCCGATAAACATAACGGTTCGGCTATAATAATTTGTCCCGGAGGCAGCTATCATCACTTAGGCTTGAAACACGAAGGTCATCAAGTTGCCGAATGGTTCAACGAACTTGGCTTTACAACATTTGTGTTGCGTTATCGCGTTGGCTTTTATGGTTGGAGTCATCCGGCAATGATACAAGATGCACAAAAAGCAATTCTGTGGGTAAGAAACAATGCCGAATATTATAAAATATCTCCCGAAAAAGTCGGAATTATAGGATTTTCGGCAGGTGGTCATTTAGCAGCATCAACAGCTATTTTAAGCGACTCAAATTTTATAAACCATGCAAGCCAAAAAGACAATATACTCAAACCCGATTTTGCCGTGCTGATGTATCCGGTTATTTCTCTTACCGACAGCATTGGACACAAAAGGTCTGCCAGAAACTTGTTAGGAAAAAACTACACTCATAAAACTAAAGAAATGCTTTCGCTTGAATTTAACAATTCCCAAAGCACCTCACCTATTCTTATTATTCATGCTATAGACGACGAAGTTGTAAACTATAAAAATAGTGTGTATTTTTACAAAAATATTGAAAACAAAAACTCTGCAAATAAACTAATTTTGTACCAAGACGGTGGACACGGCTTCGGCGCAAAAAATCGTCCAATTGTGGAAAAATGGAAACAAGACTGCCTTAATTGGCTTATTGATAATAATTTATATTAAACAGCACCAAAAATTATATACATGAAATTTGTCCCTTCTATAGAATTTGAACCTCCTGAAATTATTAAAAAATTTCAGGACGAAAAGCTTAAAGAAAACCTGCTGTATTTGAAAAACAATTCAAAATACTATCAAAACGTTTTTAACAAAAACAATATAAAAATCGAGAAAATAAATAGTGTTTCCGATTTAAGCAATATTCCGTTCACTACCAAAACCGATTTGCACAACTACAACACTGATTTTTTGTGCGTTGAAAGAGAAAAAATTGTCGATTATATTACCACATCAGGAACTTTGGGCAATCCAGTAACATTTGCAATGACCGACAAAGACTTAGAGCGACTTGCATATAACGAAGCAATTTCTTTCACCTGTGCCGGTGGAAAATCAACCGACATATATCAACTAATGACCACCATAGACAAGCGCTTTATGGCGGGACTTGCATACTTTTTGGGTATCAGAAAAATGGGTGCGGGAATTATTAGGGTTGGCAATGGCGTTGCCGAACTTCAGTGGGACAGCATCAAGCGATTTAATCCAAATACGATTATTGTAGTCCCCAGCTTTATTTTGAGAGTTATTAAATACGCCGAAGACAACGGAATTGACTATAAAAATTCCAGCATAAAAAAAGCCGTATGTATAGGCGAAAACTTGCGCGATACCAATTTAGAACTTAATCTTTTGGGTAGCAAAATAAAAGAAAAATGGGATATTCAACTGTTCTCGACATACGCCTCTACCGAAATGGCAACAACATTTTGCGAATGTGAATACGGCTGCGGCGGACACGAACATCCAGAACTTATCATCACCGAACTTGTTGACGATGACGGAAACGTAGTTGAAGATGGACAAATAGGCGAATTGTGCGTTACTACACTTGGAGTTGAAGGAATGCCCTTGCTTAGGTTTAAAACCGGCGATATGGCTAAGTTTTACACCGAAAAATGCAAATGCGGCAGAACGACCAAACGTATTAGCCCAATTATAGGCAGAAAGAACCAAATGATTAAATTTAAAGGTACTACCCTATTCCCTTCGGCTATCTTCGAAGTATTAGACAACACTGACTTGGTTAACAATTACTACGTAGAAGTGAGCACCAACGACATAGGAACCGACGATATAGAAATTTTTGTCAGCACAAACTGCGAAACAGAAAATAATTATAAATTTGTAGCCCAACTAAAAGATAAATTTAAAGCACGATTACGCGTTACTCCCAGAATATCAATTACAAGTAGCGACGTGATAAACAAAGTTCAAGGTAAAGAAATAAACAGAAAACCTAAAAAATTTATAGATAAAAGAAGCAATAACCATGACAATTAACACATTTGACGATATAAGACCGTACTACGACAGCGAAGTTAACGAGGCAATGTTGCGTATAGCCGATGATCCTCTGTTTGAGAATATAGCCCGCTTTTTGTACCCCGACGGAGATATTGAAGAGGTGAAAAATAATTTGCGTAAGATAAACACCACCCACGACTTTCAAGTACAATTTATGGATTATGCAATTAAAAAAATTGCAGAACTTACAGCAAACAAATTTACTACCGAAGGATTTGAAAAACTAGATAAAAACAAATCATATCTCTTTGTTTCAAACCACCGCGATATTCTGCTAGACTCAGCTCTACTGCAAATAGCACTGCACGAAAACGGTTTAAAAACTTCGGAAATAACTTTCGGCAGCAACCTAATGCATCCACAACTTGCAGTAGATATTGGCAAATCTAACAAAATGTTTAAAGTAAAACGAAGCGGAACCCCTCGCGAATTTTACTTCAACTCTTTGGAACTATCGAAATATATACGCTACACTATCCTGGATAAAAAAGAATCGGTTTGGATTGCTCAACGAAACGGCAGAACCAAAAACGGCAACGACAAAACCGACCAAGGACTAATAAAAATGTTTGCCTCATCGGCTAATAATACCGAAGAATTGTTGCAATTAAACATCACTCCTGTAACTATTTCTTACCAATGGGAAACCTGCGACATTGAAAAAGTTTACGAAAACTTTGTCAACCTGACAGGAAAATACGAGAAAAAACCAGGCGAAGACCTCAACAGCATCATCAAAGGTATTACTCAGTACAAAGGTAATATACACATCAACATTGGCGATACAATAACTCGCGACAATTATGAAATGGAAGACGTATTAGCCAAAGACATTAATCGTATTGTTGAAATTATCGACAATGATGTTCACAAAAACTACAAACTTTGGGACAATAATTACATCGCCCACGACCTACTTAACAACAAAAACACATACATTGATGTGAAATACAACAGCGGCGACAGACAAAATTTTGTCGAAAAAATGAACGAGAAAATATCAGCAATAGAAACAGATGATAAAGATACTTTAGTAAATTTGTATCTTGATATTTATTCAAATCCTGTTGTTAATCAAATTAATAGATTATGAAATGAATAGTCTTTACTCCCCATAAAGGTGAAAAAATGAAATTTTCAACAAAGTGTACCAACTTTTTTTCAGAACTATGCACTTTTATTATACTCGCCAAACCTGATACTAAATCAAAAACTGTGGTTATTAGTCTTAACTGTTTTAAACTGCAATTTATATATATAAACAAATTAATAATCATTTAACCTTACTTATTATATTAATTTATTATTTTTGCGAGATTAAAGGTTGCAACGTATGTGAGTGACGTGGCGGAGCTGTGAGTAGGGAGCAGTACATACATTCTTTAATGAGTGAAAATAATTCATAATAATTTGAAGAAGCTTTTTGCACAATAGGATATAGTATTCCAAACAGTTTGATTAAGCCATAAAAAAAGT
This genomic window from Lentimicrobiaceae bacterium contains:
- a CDS encoding AMP-binding protein; its protein translation is MKFVPSIEFEPPEIIKKFQDEKLKENLLYLKNNSKYYQNVFNKNNIKIEKINSVSDLSNIPFTTKTDLHNYNTDFLCVEREKIVDYITTSGTLGNPVTFAMTDKDLERLAYNEAISFTCAGGKSTDIYQLMTTIDKRFMAGLAYFLGIRKMGAGIIRVGNGVAELQWDSIKRFNPNTIIVVPSFILRVIKYAEDNGIDYKNSSIKKAVCIGENLRDTNLELNLLGSKIKEKWDIQLFSTYASTEMATTFCECEYGCGGHEHPELIITELVDDDGNVVEDGQIGELCVTTLGVEGMPLLRFKTGDMAKFYTEKCKCGRTTKRISPIIGRKNQMIKFKGTTLFPSAIFEVLDNTDLVNNYYVEVSTNDIGTDDIEIFVSTNCETENNYKFVAQLKDKFKARLRVTPRISITSSDVINKVQGKEINRKPKKFIDKRSNNHDN
- a CDS encoding alpha/beta hydrolase, which gives rise to MNLSIILISILSLVLNVKPPGETVKLWNDNDDIKGKTKLYVSYPTADKHNGSAIIICPGGSYHHLGLKHEGHQVAEWFNELGFTTFVLRYRVGFYGWSHPAMIQDAQKAILWVRNNAEYYKISPEKVGIIGFSAGGHLAASTAILSDSNFINHASQKDNILKPDFAVLMYPVISLTDSIGHKRSARNLLGKNYTHKTKEMLSLEFNNSQSTSPILIIHAIDDEVVNYKNSVYFYKNIENKNSANKLILYQDGGHGFGAKNRPIVEKWKQDCLNWLIDNNLY
- a CDS encoding acyltransferase, which produces MTINTFDDIRPYYDSEVNEAMLRIADDPLFENIARFLYPDGDIEEVKNNLRKINTTHDFQVQFMDYAIKKIAELTANKFTTEGFEKLDKNKSYLFVSNHRDILLDSALLQIALHENGLKTSEITFGSNLMHPQLAVDIGKSNKMFKVKRSGTPREFYFNSLELSKYIRYTILDKKESVWIAQRNGRTKNGNDKTDQGLIKMFASSANNTEELLQLNITPVTISYQWETCDIEKVYENFVNLTGKYEKKPGEDLNSIIKGITQYKGNIHINIGDTITRDNYEMEDVLAKDINRIVEIIDNDVHKNYKLWDNNYIAHDLLNNKNTYIDVKYNSGDRQNFVEKMNEKISAIETDDKDTLVNLYLDIYSNPVVNQINRL
- a CDS encoding radical SAM protein; the protein is MKFKLIYPKWKKLTGQTTFNLPPHGPVVMAASLPDYVSVSFTDENIEEIDFDEECDFVGISMMLSTQANRGWQIAKEFRARGKKVIFGGIATMLHAEETMQYADSVFLGESETRMEEVFNDFRNNKLKKLYNYINQFPPIECVGPARRDLLKKEYYNHKGVQMVDLFHASRGCRFNCYPCAVGYLGGRQFRARPIDKAIEELETIENNRLFIVDNSLAQNTEWEKELFRNMIPLKKKWISHTIEDKPEVLDLAAQAGAWYVYQAVFDTSDYIKERIKRYHDYGIGVEGTILLGLDNQTEDDIKRLIDFLLEIDLDLAEFTVLSPFPHTKAYNDLKRENRIFDTNWDNYNAEKVVYYPKHMSPERLSELYHYAWERFYEDESQEQKMFKLFTKVMMREMEDGTYKPRNRKLVNKSFGKKVKRNIN
- a CDS encoding NAD(P)/FAD-dependent oxidoreductase, coding for MKKHDVIIIGSGLGGLMCAFLLSKFGYNVLVLEKNNQIGGCLQTFKRKGITFDTGMHYIGSLKEGQIMNTFFKYFNLTDNVKLQELNPSAYDTISINGTDFDFPVGYDNLKENLLNSFGSEKKAIDTYIKDIKQIANSSPFVNLKKLDGYEFTNNPYNNISVSEYISKITSNPNLQNVLAGNLFLYGGEKNITPLYIHAQIRNFYTQGAYRIVGGSDSIAKSLESSILKNGGKILANCEVTEIKCDSSKAEYVVTKGNEKFYADHFISDIHPQTLLKLIDTPLLRKAYRNRINKINNTVSNFGIYIKFKDDAKLAYKNTNLYRFACDSVWDYIPDDNFTTPKSYLLMHQAESINQKYAKSAVILTPMKFESVEKWENSFTGKRDKSYYDFKQECAEKVFSLVSQFDNEIINAIDYYETSSPLTYRDYTYTAMGSTYGIMHNADNIAESYIPHKTKIPNLLLTGQNINTHGMLGVTIGSIITCSSLIDYNTLIKDITNSTNHTNEI